In Mycobacteriales bacterium, the genomic window AGTCCACCTGGGTGCCGTTGAGCTCGTTGATGCCGAGTTCTTCATAGATCGCCTTGTGCACCGCGGGCGCCTGCCCGAGCAGCTCGTTGCCCTCCTTGTAGGCGTAGGGCTTCTCGCCGGCGAAGCCGACGTTGATCGAGCCGCGTTCCTTGACGGTGTCGAGCAGCGAGCCCTCCCCGCTGCTGTCGACACTGCTGCACCCGGCGACCAGGCTCAGTGCGGCGGCCACCCCCAGCGCCACCGCCGGCCTACACCGGAGAACGTTCGATCGGGTCCTGTGCGTCGCCACGGTGAGGTCCTTCCGTCGTGGACACCAGCCGGTGCCGCGTCGAGACTGTCGTCCGGGTTCGAGGGGGCACGGTACCAAGAATGCGCATCCTGCCCGGCGGTGACATCACCTGTCGGATGTGCTAGGCGGCGCCGTCGAACAGGCTCGTCACCGACCCGTCCTCGAAGACCTCCCGGATGGCCCGGGCGATCAGCGGCGCGATCGACAGCACCGTCAGCGCGTCGAAGCGCTGGTCATCCGCGATCGGCAGCGTGTTCGTGACGACGACCGAGCCGATGCGGCTGTTCTTCAGGCGGTCCATCGCGGGACCGGACAACACCCCGTGGGTGGCGGCGACCATGACCTCGGCGGCGCCGTTCTCGAACAGCAACTCGGCGGCTTTGGTGATGGTCCCGCCGGTGTCGATCATGTCGTCGACCAGGATGCAGGTCTTGCCGCGGACCTGGCCGACGACCTCGCCGACCTTGGCCTCGTTGGGGACGTTGGGATCGCGCCGCTTGTGGATGATCGCCAGGCCGCACCCCAGCCGGTCGGTCCAGCGTTCGGCGACGCGGACCCGGCCGGCATCCGGCGAGACCACCACGAGGTCGCGGTCGCCCCACTGCTGCTCGACGTGGTCGGCCAGCAGCGGCAGCGCGAACAGGTGGTCCACCGGCCCGTTGAAGAAACCCTGGATCTGCGCAGTGTGCAGGTCCACGGTCATCAGCCGGTTCGCGCCGGCTGTCTTGAACATGTCGGCGACCAGGCGGGCGCTGATCGGCTCGCGACCGCGATGCTTCTTGTCCTGGCGGGCGTAGGGGTAGAAAGGCATCACCACGGTGATCCGCTTCGCCGACGCCCGCTTGAGCGCGTCGACCATGAGCAGCGTCTCCATGATCCAGGTGTTGACCGGTGTCGTGACGCTCTGCACCACGAAGGCGTCCGATCCGCGCACCGACTCCTCGAAACGCACGAAGATCTCGCCGTTGGCGAACTCGTACGCGCTGGTCGGCGTCGGCGCTGCCCCGAGCCCACGGCCGACCTCCTCGGCCAGCTGGGGGAAGGCGCGCCCGGAGAACAACATGAGGTTCTTGCTGCTCGAGATCGTGATGCCGCTCATGACTGCTGCTTCCCCTGGTCGGTGCCGCTGCCGGTACGGCCGCGCCGGCGCGCGACCCACCCGTCGATGTTGCGCTGCCTGGCCCGGCCGACGCCCAGCGCCCCCTCGGGCACGTCCTCGGTGATGACGGACCCGGCGGCGGTGTAGGCGCCGTCGCCGATGGTGACGGGTGCGACCAGCATCGTGTCGCTGCCGACCCGCACGTCGTCGCCGACGACGGTCGGGTGCTTGGCCTGACCGTCGTAGTTCACGAAGACGGTCGCCGCACCGATGTTGCTGCGGTCGCCGATCGTCGCGTCACCGACGTAGGACAGATGCGGCACCTTGCTGCCGTCGCCGATCCGGCTGTTCTTGACCTCGACGAATCCGCCGGCCTTGGCGCCCCGGCCGAGCGTGCTGCCGGGCCGCAGGTAGGTGTACGGACCGACCGTCGCCTCGGGCCCGAGGACCGCTGCCTCGCACTGGGCGCGGACGACGCTTGCGCCCTCACCCACCATCGTGTCGGTGAGGGTGCTGTCGGGGCCGATCCGGGCACCGGCGGCGATGGTCGTACGACCGTGCAGCTGGGTGCCGGGGTGGACGGTGACGTCCGGCGCGATCTCGACGTCGACGTCGATCCAGGTCGTGAGCGGGTCGATCACCGTGACGCCCGCGCGCTGGTGCCGCGCGACGACCCGGTCGCGCAGCAGCCGGCGGGCCTCGGACAGCTGGACCCGGTCGTTGACGCCCATCGTCTCGCCGGGGTCCGCCGCGACGTGCGCGGCAACGGGAAGGCCGGCCGCCCGGTGGAGGGCGACGACGTCGGTGAGGTACTCCTCACCCTGGGCGTTCCCGGTCGTCAGCTGCTGCAGGCTCCGGCTCAAGGCGGCGGCGTCGAAGGCGTAGACACTCGTGGCGACCTCGCCGATCGCCCGGATCGCCTCGTCGGCGTCCTTGTGCTCCACCACGGCCGTGACCGAGCCTCCGCTGCGCACGACCCGGCCGTAGCCGGTCGGGTCGTCGACCTGTGCCG contains:
- the glmU gene encoding bifunctional UDP-N-acetylglucosamine diphosphorylase/glucosamine-1-phosphate N-acetyltransferase GlmU, with the translated sequence MTDARLAAVVVLAAGEGTRMRSATTPKVLHPLCGRTMLGHVVATARALQPEHLVVVVGHGREQVTAHLRQIDSSARPVVQEQQNGTGHAVRVALAALPELTGTVLVVPGDAPLLTPQTLAALVTEHDVAGAATTLLTAQVDDPTGYGRVVRSGGSVTAVVEHKDADEAIRAIGEVATSVYAFDAAALSRSLQQLTTGNAQGEEYLTDVVALHRAAGLPVAAHVAADPGETMGVNDRVQLSEARRLLRDRVVARHQRAGVTVIDPLTTWIDVDVEIAPDVTVHPGTQLHGRTTIAAGARIGPDSTLTDTMVGEGASVVRAQCEAAVLGPEATVGPYTYLRPGSTLGRGAKAGGFVEVKNSRIGDGSKVPHLSYVGDATIGDRSNIGAATVFVNYDGQAKHPTVVGDDVRVGSDTMLVAPVTIGDGAYTAAGSVITEDVPEGALGVGRARQRNIDGWVARRRGRTGSGTDQGKQQS
- a CDS encoding ribose-phosphate diphosphokinase; this translates as MSGITISSSKNLMLFSGRAFPQLAEEVGRGLGAAPTPTSAYEFANGEIFVRFEESVRGSDAFVVQSVTTPVNTWIMETLLMVDALKRASAKRITVVMPFYPYARQDKKHRGREPISARLVADMFKTAGANRLMTVDLHTAQIQGFFNGPVDHLFALPLLADHVEQQWGDRDLVVVSPDAGRVRVAERWTDRLGCGLAIIHKRRDPNVPNEAKVGEVVGQVRGKTCILVDDMIDTGGTITKAAELLFENGAAEVMVAATHGVLSGPAMDRLKNSRIGSVVVTNTLPIADDQRFDALTVLSIAPLIARAIREVFEDGSVTSLFDGAA